The bacterium genome window below encodes:
- the rplD gene encoding 50S ribosomal protein L4, translating into MDLDPKIFGGPVRRDLLHTVVVAQLNARRRGTSATKNRALVSGGGKKPFKQKGTGRARQGTTRASQFAGGGVVFGPQPRTFEQRIPKKVRKAALRSVLSLRKSEDRVWVVDSIDLPEVKTKLLASKLAEMETPDALIVTKERDHKLELAGRNLKSVNVLPVAGLNVRDVLARKNLILMRDAVDAIVERLQ; encoded by the coding sequence ATGGACCTCGATCCGAAAATCTTCGGCGGCCCGGTTCGGCGGGATCTACTGCACACGGTGGTAGTGGCACAACTCAATGCCCGGCGTCGAGGCACGTCTGCCACGAAGAATCGCGCTCTGGTTTCGGGTGGTGGCAAGAAGCCGTTCAAGCAAAAAGGTACCGGTCGGGCTCGCCAGGGGACGACGCGTGCCTCGCAGTTCGCGGGTGGTGGAGTCGTTTTTGGCCCGCAGCCGCGAACATTCGAGCAACGCATTCCCAAGAAGGTGAGAAAGGCCGCTCTTCGTTCGGTTCTTTCTCTGCGCAAGAGTGAGGATCGAGTCTGGGTAGTCGATTCAATCGACCTTCCCGAAGTCAAGACGAAGCTTCTGGCGAGCAAGCTCGCCGAGATGGAAACGCCCGATGCTTTGATCGTCACAAAAGAACGAGATCACAAGCTCGAGCTCGCCGGGCGGAACTTGAAATCGGTCAACGTTCTGCCGGTCGCCGGTCTCAACGTTCGTGACGTACTGGCC
- the rpsJ gene encoding 30S ribosomal protein S10, producing MADASPKIRIRMKAFDHKLLDMSAAEILDTAVRTGSRTAGPIPLPTSIRKITVLRGPHIDKKSREQFETRTHRRLIDILDPTPQTVDALMKLELSAGVDVEIKL from the coding sequence ATGGCTGACGCATCCCCGAAGATTCGGATCCGTATGAAGGCGTTCGATCACAAATTGCTCGATATGAGTGCCGCAGAGATTCTCGATACGGCGGTTCGCACGGGTTCGCGCACCGCCGGGCCGATTCCTCTACCGACCTCTATTCGCAAGATCACCGTGCTTCGCGGGCCTCATATCGACAAGAAGTCGCGCGAACAGTTCGAGACTCGGACGCATCGCCGGCTGATCGACATTCTGGATCCGACTCCCCAAACCGTAGACGCGCTCATGAAGCTGGAACTTTCGGCGGGCGTGGACGTCGAGATCAAACTCTAG